The stretch of DNA GGCAGGACTGAAGATAGCCCAGTGTTTCGGTACATCCGGAAGGAAAAACTCCCCGAATTGGCTGCATTCTTAAAGTATGAGATTTACGCGATTGATTAGTTACTGTGTATTGTACCGTTGCGCTGCCTGTTGTTTCTACCGTGGTATTGGCTGGGTATCCTGGCACTTGCGCAAAAGTCCATAAGGGTATCCCTGCATTGAGTTTACTGCCAAACAAAAGCATTGAGGCAGCAAATAATGGATGTTTGATCTCCATAATCTTCATAATATGTCCTTATTTTAAAGTGAGTTGGGTTGTGTTTGATGAGTATCCTGAGAGGCCCATTTTAAATAACCCACAATAGCCATAATGGTATAGAGGAACATTAAAAGAGCGTGAAAAGGGATTTGTTTGTAAAAATACATATAAGCATATATTGCATCGGTAATAAACCAGACAAGCCAGGTAAAGATGATTTTATAACACATCAGCCACTGGCCCATAATACTAAGCGCTGTTGTGAGTGCATCAAGGCTTACTACAGTTGAATCAGTATATTGTCGCAACAGGAAATAAATAAGAAGGTATAAGGCAGTAGTGATCATTAACAGGACGGTGGCCTGAGGCAATGATAGCCATTTAACTTTAAACTTTGCATGGGGAGTTCTGTTCCACAGCAAAAAGCCGTAAAAGCTGTTTAACAAATAAAATATTTCAAGCAGGGTGTCGGCATAAATCCCTTTATTAAAATAGAGAATGCTGTTTATCGCAGTGGCAAAAAAGCTGATTATCCATGCTTTCCTGTCCATACAAATGAAATACCAGGTGGAAAGTAACGATAAAAGAGTTCCTAAGAGATCGAGTTGCATGTATATTATTACGATAGTTAGAAAGACGTTTTCCGCCGGGCGGTAAGCTAGGGATACATTGTATCATTAAATGTTAAATTTGATGTACTTATTTACTATTTTATATTTTTGAGTAAGGATACCCTTAATGAAAAAACAGACTGCATTACTTGCACTCACCACTAGTATTTTTGCCAGCTATTCTGTCGCAGGTACCATGGGACCGGTTGTAGCTAAAGACTGGACCTGGGTTAGTTCTGTCAGTGTGGGGCCTGCCTGGGCAAGAGCCGGCGATACTCAGACTTTTTTCCTTGCGCCCGAAATTGAAAAAACCTATGTCGCCAGAAAATCGACCAAAGCCCTGGCTGTCGCTGAGTTATTTTTTGGCGCCCAAAAGAACCTGTCTGATCAATGGTCTGGTCAATTGGGGATTGAACTTGCCACTACCAGTCGTGTCAGGCTGCAAGGTAACATATGGGATGACGCGGATCCCTCATTTGACAATTACACCTATAGCTATAAGGTTAAACACAACCGTATTGCCGCAAAAGGCAAATTATTGCTCGATAAAGGCTATTTTGTAATTCCCTGGGTTAGCGCCAGTGTGGGGGCAGGCTTTAATCGCTCCTATGCATTTCAGAATACACCGACAATTTTTGAAGCCGTTCCTAATGCGGATTTCGCAAACCATACCAAGACAACTTTCGCCTATACGCTGGGCGCCGGTGTACAGAAGAGTTTAAGCGAACATTTTCAGGTGGGCGTTGGCTATGAATTTGCTGATTGGGGGAAAAGCGAACTCGGACGTGCTGCGGGGCAAACACTTAATACCGGCCTTCAGTTAGATCATTTATACACTCATGGTGTTCTGTTTAATTTGACGTGGCTGGCTTAATCTATAAGCCGATATGTTTATTCCCTGCATTCCGGGACTGGTGTTCGCGGATCGGGGAGTTCAGTCAGCTTACTGGGAAAATTTCCAATTATCTGATAGGCTTAGCATATAAGCTTGCTAAGGAGATAGCTATGTACAAAAGGGTGTTATTCGCTACTGATTTTGATGAAGTAGGGGTTAGAGCAGCGCAGAAAGCAAAGAAAATTGCTGATGAGAATGGTGCTGATCTGTTGCTGGTGCATGTTGTGGAACCGATTCCGGCTTATGCCTATCCTGGTTTTGCAGGCTTCGCTGAGGTTGAAGTATCAATTCGTGAGCAGGCTGAGAAAGAGCTGGCGGCTCTTGCTAAAAAACTCGGTGTCGATGCAGCTCACTGCATGATCGAGTTTGGCTCTACTAAAAACGAAATACTCCGAGTGGCCCAGGAGAAAAATATTGATTTAATCGTTACCGGCAGTCACGGCAAGCATGGCCTGGCCTTATTATTAGGCTCTACCGCTAATGCAATTCTTCACGGCGCGGAATGTGATGTTCTGATTGTTCGCTCTGCGAAGGATTAGCTAATAAGCGTAGGTCGGGCGCTTCGCCCGACCAACTCCTACTTTACTCACGTTCTCCTAAGGCGAAGACGGAGTGTCCGAGACAAGTTCTATCTCTTTATGTTTTGTTTCCACCACTTCCTCAATAGTAATTGATGGTTTTTTGCTGATTGGCTTTTTCCAGAAAAAAGAATAAAGCGAGTCTTTGAAGCTGGGTGCATTTTCTGGTTTAGCTTCTTCTTTGGATGGGGCTATTAAAGAGGCAAGAAACTCAGGCAGTTCAACCTTCAGGTTTTTAAACTCGCCCGATTTGAGTAGCTCCTCGATCGTTTTGGCAGGCGATAAATTCGGCAAATACACCAGAAGTAACCTTAGCAGACCGATATTGGTAAAGGCAGTTAGCAGCAGACGATAAAAAAACATCGTAGCAAGTGTTAGAAAATCATGCTGTAAATCAGGACGATTACGAAGTTTGGCGTAATGCCAGAACATGGTCATGGCTTGCTGGCCCGCAATCACCGCAGCCAGCTTCCCCCAATAGGTCGGATCGCTTGCTGATATAATCATTACCAGTAAACGGGTCCAGTCTACATAATTATTATACAGTGTATACATCTGGCTAGCTTTTAACGCAGCGACATCTGCAGGTTTCAAATTCCATTCTGTAAAAAAATTACGCAGCAACTCAAAGTTCATGGTGTGAATCCCCATACACCATCCTCTGGCTCGCTGCTTATAGAGATTTTGATCCGGGCCTAAAACAGTTGTGGGTACCTCTGTCGGAAAAACATAATTGGCATCAAAACGCTGACGATAACCTAAACGAGCGGCACGAATACCCGTTTCAAGATCTTCGGCAATGAAACGAGTGCTATGGGTTAATAATGTTCTCAACAAGACTGATATTTTCCAGAGAGCAATAGCGCCATGCGGATATAAAACACCATGAAAGCGATCCTCGAACATTTTAAAATGATCGGCTTGCTTGTACTCAATAGACTGAAATTGCACTAGTCTGGATGGTTTTTCCTTCTTGGAAATAGCCATAATGGGATAGAAAATTCCTTTGAATTTTTCATTCTCTAACAGGCTTTCATTAAATTTGAAATTAGATGGGGGATGGACGTCATCGTCACTCATCAGCGCAAATTCACGGTGATCTCCCTGAGCTAAAATCAGTCCAATAAATTGAGCAACTGTTTTGTTTCCACGATTATGCCAATAGTAATTAATTCGTTCGGATACTGATTTTGCAATACTAAGTGTATTGTCCGTGGGTTGTTCAGAGTTCCCATTGTCAATAATATAAATTTGCTCAGGTTCAACGATTTTCAAATAAGCTCTAAGTGTGGCTTCTATTTCCAGGGAACTGTTGTGAGCAACAATTATTACAGCCATCTTTTTATTATGGGCTTTAATAGCTGTCTGAGTGTTTTCCTCCTCAAGCTGGATTTCCACATCTGCAGGCTCGGGGGGCTTTTCCGAAATCTCAGGAAGTTTATCCGGATACTTGGTGAAAGCCATAGTAACCAGCATTAATAAAGGTTCAAAACCATAGAGAACGGCCATTAAAGGAATCAGATTGGATTTGACCGCATGAACCAGGTAGTCAAAGAAACCAACATTAGTCTCTACGGCTACAACTGCAGCAATAAGTAGTGCATAAAACAGAAAGAAGAATAGCTTGCGTAAAGTGAATGGGAAAATAATCTCGCGCGGATCAAATATAGATTTAATAAAATTCCAGTCCATTGGAGGGGTAAGTTTCATGAGTAATTCAACATCTCAAAGATTAATAAATTGCCATTCCCTGCGACAGCAATGGCATAGTGATGCCAATTGACAGGAGATAGTCTCAAAAAAAGAAATGATTCTAAAGAATTTAATCGTGAAATGAAATAAAGCGACAGTTATTAATCGGAGAGCTAAACTTTATAATAAGGAATTTCGCAAACTGCGATAAAAATCGGTATAATTGAAATTTTATTCTTAAAGTTATCATATGAAGATTCTAGCTGGATTACATCGTTTTCCATCAGATATGGGATGTGTAGCAACAATCGGTAATTTTGATGGTGTACATTTAGGGCATCAGGCCATCCTGAAAAGGTTGCAGCAAAAAGCAAGAGAATTGAATTTGCCCTCTGTTGTATTAACTTTTGAACCACAGCCCGCTGAGTTTTTTCTTGGAAAGGACACGTTGGCACGATTATCCACTTTCAGGGAAAAGGTAGAGATTTTTTCAAGATTCGGGATAGATTATATTTGCCGGTTAAAGTTCAATAGCGAAATGGCTGCAATGAGCGCTGAAACCTTTGCAAAAAAGTATCTCCTCGATTTATTACAACTGCGTTATTTAACAGTAGGTAATGATTTCCAATTCGGAGCCAATAGGCAGGGAAATGCGTTATTACTAAATGATTATTTCAAGGCCCAAGGCCGGGAACTAGAGATATTTCCTGATTTTGAGATGAATGGCAAGCGAGTCAGTTCTACCCGAATCAGAAAACTGTTGAAAGAGGGCAGACTAACCCAGGCTGCCAGTTTGCTAGGCCGTACTTACAGCATTTCCGGGCGGGTGGTTGTCGGAAACAGGCAAGGTTGTAAATGGGGAATTCCTACAGCGAATATAGCCCTTAACAGAAAAATTC from Legionella quinlivanii encodes:
- a CDS encoding universal stress protein — translated: MYKRVLFATDFDEVGVRAAQKAKKIADENGADLLLVHVVEPIPAYAYPGFAGFAEVEVSIREQAEKELAALAKKLGVDAAHCMIEFGSTKNEILRVAQEKNIDLIVTGSHGKHGLALLLGSTANAILHGAECDVLIVRSAKD
- a CDS encoding outer membrane protein; the protein is MKKQTALLALTTSIFASYSVAGTMGPVVAKDWTWVSSVSVGPAWARAGDTQTFFLAPEIEKTYVARKSTKALAVAELFFGAQKNLSDQWSGQLGIELATTSRVRLQGNIWDDADPSFDNYTYSYKVKHNRIAAKGKLLLDKGYFVIPWVSASVGAGFNRSYAFQNTPTIFEAVPNADFANHTKTTFAYTLGAGVQKSLSEHFQVGVGYEFADWGKSELGRAAGQTLNTGLQLDHLYTHGVLFNLTWLA
- a CDS encoding glycosyltransferase, with the translated sequence MKLTPPMDWNFIKSIFDPREIIFPFTLRKLFFFLFYALLIAAVVAVETNVGFFDYLVHAVKSNLIPLMAVLYGFEPLLMLVTMAFTKYPDKLPEISEKPPEPADVEIQLEEENTQTAIKAHNKKMAVIIVAHNSSLEIEATLRAYLKIVEPEQIYIIDNGNSEQPTDNTLSIAKSVSERINYYWHNRGNKTVAQFIGLILAQGDHREFALMSDDDVHPPSNFKFNESLLENEKFKGIFYPIMAISKKEKPSRLVQFQSIEYKQADHFKMFEDRFHGVLYPHGAIALWKISVLLRTLLTHSTRFIAEDLETGIRAARLGYRQRFDANYVFPTEVPTTVLGPDQNLYKQRARGWCMGIHTMNFELLRNFFTEWNLKPADVAALKASQMYTLYNNYVDWTRLLVMIISASDPTYWGKLAAVIAGQQAMTMFWHYAKLRNRPDLQHDFLTLATMFFYRLLLTAFTNIGLLRLLLVYLPNLSPAKTIEELLKSGEFKNLKVELPEFLASLIAPSKEEAKPENAPSFKDSLYSFFWKKPISKKPSITIEEVVETKHKEIELVSDTPSSP
- the ribF gene encoding bifunctional riboflavin kinase/FAD synthetase; the encoded protein is MKILAGLHRFPSDMGCVATIGNFDGVHLGHQAILKRLQQKARELNLPSVVLTFEPQPAEFFLGKDTLARLSTFREKVEIFSRFGIDYICRLKFNSEMAAMSAETFAKKYLLDLLQLRYLTVGNDFQFGANRQGNALLLNDYFKAQGRELEIFPDFEMNGKRVSSTRIRKLLKEGRLTQAASLLGRTYSISGRVVVGNRQGCKWGIPTANIALNRKIPPFTGVFCVEVKRNNGKIYHGVANLGIRPTVDGTKTVLEVHLLNFQENLYSERLQVFFLHKLRDEIKFPNLEELIQQIRNDIVAAERYFSNSRLNLTLLAE
- the pnuC gene encoding nicotinamide riboside transporter PnuC, with translation MQLDLLGTLLSLLSTWYFICMDRKAWIISFFATAINSILYFNKGIYADTLLEIFYLLNSFYGFLLWNRTPHAKFKVKWLSLPQATVLLMITTALYLLIYFLLRQYTDSTVVSLDALTTALSIMGQWLMCYKIIFTWLVWFITDAIYAYMYFYKQIPFHALLMFLYTIMAIVGYLKWASQDTHQTQPNSL